From one Clostridia bacterium genomic stretch:
- the rplD gene encoding 50S ribosomal protein L4, which yields MAKAGLYNISGKKVGDFDLNDAIFGIEPNTAVMHAAVKNHLANCRQGTQSALTRAEVSGGGKKPWRQKGTGRARQGSTRAPQWTHGGIAFAPKPRDYSYEINKKARRLALKSALSVKAGEEEIYVIDELKLDEIKTKSIVKMLEEMNVANALLVTAESDNIIYRSARNIEGVKVIPLNNISTYDLIKYDSLVIAKDAVEKLQEVYA from the coding sequence ATGGCAAAGGCTGGACTTTATAACATCAGCGGCAAGAAGGTCGGCGATTTCGACCTCAACGACGCGATTTTCGGCATCGAGCCCAACACCGCGGTCATGCACGCGGCGGTCAAGAACCACCTGGCCAACTGCCGTCAGGGCACGCAGTCCGCGCTGACCCGCGCCGAAGTAAGCGGCGGCGGCAAGAAGCCGTGGCGCCAGAAGGGCACCGGCAGAGCGAGACAGGGTTCGACCCGCGCTCCGCAGTGGACTCACGGCGGTATCGCCTTCGCTCCCAAGCCTAGGGACTACAGCTACGAGATCAACAAGAAGGCCAGACGCCTCGCGCTCAAGAGCGCCCTCTCCGTCAAAGCCGGCGAGGAAGAGATCTACGTCATCGACGAGCTGAAGCTCGACGAGATAAAGACCAAGAGCATCGTCAAGATGCTGGAAGAGATGAACGTCGCCAACGCGCTGCTCGTCACCGCGGAATCCGACAATATCATCTACCGCAGCGCCCGCAACATCGAGGGCGTCAAGGTCATTCCGCTGAACAACATCAGCACCTATGACCTCATCAAGTACGACAGCCTCGTCATCGCGAAGGACGCTGTCGAGAAGCTGCAGGAGGTGTATGCGTAA
- the rpsC gene encoding 30S ribosomal protein S3, with amino-acid sequence MGQKVNPHGLRVGVIKGWDSKWYAKDEEFGDLLVEDYKIREFLKKKLYDAGVARLEIERDNAKIRINVYCARPGMIIGRNGEGIEALRADVEKIASKPVMLNAVAIKEPDLNAQLVAENVAQQLEKRVSFRRALKQAIGRTMKLGAKGIKTCVSGRLGGAEIARTEHYHEGTIPLQTLRADIDYGFAEAHTTYGVIGVKVWIYKGEVLADSGNTQRRRGGNR; translated from the coding sequence ATGGGACAGAAAGTTAATCCGCACGGTCTCCGTGTAGGCGTCATCAAAGGATGGGACTCCAAGTGGTACGCGAAGGACGAAGAGTTCGGCGATCTGCTTGTCGAGGACTACAAGATCAGGGAATTCCTGAAGAAGAAGCTCTATGACGCGGGCGTCGCCCGTCTCGAGATAGAGCGCGATAACGCGAAGATCCGCATCAACGTGTACTGCGCCAGACCCGGTATGATTATCGGCAGAAACGGCGAAGGCATCGAGGCGCTCCGCGCCGACGTCGAGAAGATCGCTTCCAAGCCGGTCATGCTCAACGCCGTCGCCATCAAGGAGCCCGATCTTAACGCTCAGCTGGTTGCCGAGAACGTCGCGCAGCAGCTCGAGAAGCGCGTTTCCTTCCGCCGCGCCCTTAAGCAGGCGATCGGCAGAACGATGAAGCTCGGCGCGAAGGGTATCAAGACCTGCGTCAGCGGTCGTCTCGGCGGCGCCGAGATCGCCCGTACCGAGCATTATCACGAGGGCACCATTCCGCTGCAGACTCTGCGCGCGGATATCGACTACGGTTTCGCCGAAGCGCACACCACCTACGGCGTTATCGGCGTCAAGGTCTGGATCTACAAGGGCGAAGTCCTTGCCGATTCCGGAAACACTCAGAGAAGAAGAGGGGGTAACCGCTGA
- the rplV gene encoding 50S ribosomal protein L22 encodes MQAIAHLRYLRVSPRKVKIVLDLIRNKDLREALAILSNTPKLVCRDVEKLVRSAAANAENNNGMDRSKLYVAECFVTPGPTLKRIRPRAKGSAARILKRTSHITVVLKEREE; translated from the coding sequence ATGCAGGCTATTGCGCATCTGAGATACCTGAGAGTATCTCCCAGAAAAGTAAAAATTGTCCTCGACCTTATCAGAAATAAGGACCTCAGAGAGGCGCTGGCGATCCTGAGCAACACGCCGAAGCTCGTTTGCAGAGACGTTGAGAAGCTCGTCAGATCCGCCGCCGCGAACGCCGAGAACAACAACGGCATGGACCGCTCCAAGCTTTACGTAGCCGAGTGCTTCGTGACCCCCGGCCCGACCCTCAAGAGGATCAGACCGAGAGCGAAGGGCAGCGCGGCGCGCATTCTCAAGCGCACCTCGCACATAACCGTCGTTCTCAAAGAACGCGAAGAGTAA
- the rpsJ gene encoding 30S ribosomal protein S10, translating into MANKEKVRIRLKAYDHQLIDASAAKIVEAAERTGAKVSGPIPLPTKKEIVTILRAVHKYKDSREQFEMRTHKRLIDILNPSAKTMEALASFELPAGVEMEIRN; encoded by the coding sequence ATGGCAAACAAAGAGAAAGTCAGAATCAGACTCAAGGCGTACGATCATCAGCTGATCGACGCGTCCGCCGCGAAGATCGTCGAAGCCGCGGAGCGCACCGGAGCGAAGGTCTCCGGCCCCATCCCGCTTCCGACCAAGAAGGAGATCGTCACGATACTCCGCGCGGTCCACAAGTACAAGGATTCCAGAGAGCAGTTTGAGATGAGAACGCACAAGCGCCTCATTGACATACTGAATCCGTCCGCCAAGACCATGGAGGCGCTTGCCAGCTTCGAGCTGCCCGCCGGCGTCGAGATGGAGATCAGAAACTGA
- a CDS encoding undecaprenyl/decaprenyl-phosphate alpha-N-acetylglucosaminyl 1-phosphate transferase: MDNSTVYVTFTSLPFGWVLAAFAIAALMCFFASPFARRLAILIGAIDVPKDDRRVHRKPIPRMGGLAIFIAFATATMCFYPYLDKSYFGFLAGGAVLVTGGILDDKYNLRPMKKFIFQLVAAGIAVASGVRIDVLNNILVFSSKEYLSLGWLSVPITMGWIILLINAVNLIDGLDGLAAGVASISSLTLLIIAVLLNDAPSAILTAALAGACIGFLPYNFNPASIFMGETGASFIGYVLACASVAGLFKMYAVVSVAVPIIILGLPIFEIIFSAVRRILKGQSPVHADKKHIHHRLLALGLSQKQSVAFIYGVCVILGAVAVLFVLGRERIALLIITLAVIIGVGFALWRINATPLALYRKIKWWLIGLRDPEAAEEAAEAAKADEIGKRTRKHLKPKGKDAPPPEADEPAEADEPAPEPDETAPEPDEPAPADSIIYNKEESGEE, from the coding sequence ATGGATAACTCAACCGTCTACGTTACATTTACGTCGCTGCCCTTCGGGTGGGTGCTCGCCGCGTTCGCGATCGCGGCGCTGATGTGCTTTTTCGCCTCGCCGTTCGCGCGCAGACTCGCGATACTCATCGGCGCCATCGACGTCCCGAAGGACGACCGCAGGGTGCATCGCAAGCCCATTCCGCGAATGGGCGGCCTTGCCATATTCATCGCGTTCGCGACGGCGACCATGTGCTTCTACCCCTACCTCGACAAGAGCTACTTCGGCTTCCTCGCGGGCGGCGCGGTGCTCGTGACCGGCGGCATACTTGACGATAAATACAACCTGCGCCCGATGAAGAAGTTTATCTTCCAGCTCGTCGCGGCGGGGATCGCCGTGGCGTCGGGCGTGCGTATCGACGTGCTCAACAACATCCTCGTTTTCTCGTCGAAGGAATACCTCTCGCTCGGCTGGCTCTCCGTGCCGATAACGATGGGCTGGATAATCCTGCTGATCAACGCCGTGAATCTCATCGACGGACTCGACGGACTCGCCGCGGGAGTGGCGAGCATCTCGTCGCTTACGCTGCTGATAATCGCGGTGCTGCTCAACGACGCGCCCTCCGCGATACTGACGGCGGCGCTCGCGGGCGCGTGCATCGGCTTCCTGCCGTATAACTTCAACCCGGCGAGCATCTTCATGGGCGAGACCGGCGCGTCCTTCATCGGCTACGTGCTGGCGTGCGCGTCTGTCGCCGGACTTTTCAAAATGTACGCCGTCGTGTCGGTCGCCGTGCCGATAATTATTCTCGGCCTGCCGATATTCGAGATAATATTCTCCGCCGTGCGCCGCATACTGAAGGGGCAGTCACCCGTCCACGCGGATAAGAAGCACATACATCACCGCCTGCTCGCCCTCGGGCTTTCGCAGAAGCAGTCGGTCGCGTTCATTTACGGCGTCTGCGTCATCCTCGGCGCGGTCGCGGTGCTCTTCGTGCTCGGCAGGGAGCGTATCGCGCTGCTGATCATCACGCTGGCGGTCATAATCGGCGTCGGTTTCGCGCTCTGGCGCATCAACGCCACGCCGCTCGCGCTCTACCGCAAGATAAAATGGTGGCTGATCGGCCTGCGCGATCCGGAAGCCGCCGAAGAAGCCGCCGAAGCCGCCAAAGCCGACGAGATCGGCAAACGAACGCGCAAGCACCTGAAGCCGAAGGGCAAGGACGCTCCGCCGCCCGAAGCGGACGAGCCCGCCGAAGCGGACGAACCCGCCCCCGAACCGGACGAAACCGCGCCCGAACCGGACGAGCCCGCCCCCGCGGACTCTATTATATATAATAAGGAAGAAAGCGGCGAGGAATAA
- a CDS encoding flavin reductase family protein — translation MEFKKILTTELDGVFETVGKRHFLLGAGNAADCNMMTCSWGGLGVLWDKDVSFVFVRPSRHTFGYIENELKYSICLFDDEYKPALNFCGTHSGRDCDKAQEAELTPIDLDGTVAFAEARTVIVCEKLYFGDITPEQFLEYNLRRHYPDGDYHRMYIGEIKAVYTR, via the coding sequence ATGGAATTCAAAAAGATCCTCACCACGGAGCTTGACGGCGTATTTGAAACGGTCGGCAAGCGCCATTTTCTGCTCGGCGCGGGAAACGCCGCCGACTGCAACATGATGACCTGCAGCTGGGGCGGCCTCGGCGTGCTCTGGGATAAGGACGTCAGCTTCGTCTTCGTGCGCCCGTCGCGCCACACCTTCGGCTATATCGAGAACGAGCTGAAGTATTCCATCTGCCTATTCGACGACGAATACAAGCCCGCGCTGAACTTCTGCGGCACACACTCCGGACGCGACTGCGACAAGGCGCAGGAAGCCGAGCTCACGCCGATCGACCTCGACGGCACCGTCGCCTTCGCGGAGGCGCGTACAGTCATCGTCTGCGAAAAGCTCTACTTCGGCGACATCACGCCCGAGCAGTTCCTCGAATACAACCTCCGCCGCCACTATCCCGACGGCGATTATCACAGAATGTATATCGGCGAGATCAAGGCCGTCTATACCAGATGA
- the rplP gene encoding 50S ribosomal protein L16: MLIPKRVKYRKQQRGRLKGKALRGNKVTNGEYGLQALEPSWITSNQIEAARIALTRYIKRGGNVYIKIFPHKPVTEKPAETRMGSGKGSPEYWVAVVKPGRVLFEIAGVPEATAKEALRLAAHKLPIKCRFVTREEEVEAK, translated from the coding sequence ATGCTTATCCCGAAGAGAGTTAAATACCGCAAGCAGCAGCGCGGCCGCCTTAAGGGCAAAGCGCTCCGCGGCAACAAGGTGACCAACGGCGAATACGGCCTCCAGGCCCTCGAGCCGAGCTGGATCACCAGCAACCAGATAGAAGCCGCCCGTATCGCGCTCACGCGTTACATCAAGAGAGGCGGTAACGTCTACATCAAGATTTTCCCGCACAAGCCCGTGACCGAGAAGCCGGCCGAGACCCGCATGGGTTCCGGTAAAGGTTCGCCGGAGTACTGGGTAGCGGTCGTCAAGCCGGGCAGAGTCCTGTTTGAGATCGCCGGAGTACCGGAAGCCACCGCCAAGGAGGCGCTCCGACTCGCCGCCCACAAGCTGCCTATCAAGTGCCGCTTTGTGACCAGGGAAGAGGAGGTCGAAGCGAAGTGA
- the rplC gene encoding 50S ribosomal protein L3, which produces MTKAIIGRKLGMTQIFDEDGNVTPVTVIEAGPCTVIQKKTVETDGYEALQLGFADAAEKNVNKPEKGHFAKAGAAPKKFLREFKLEGEYNVGDVIKADVFAEGDVVDVSGVSKGKGTAGTIKRYGAHRLPMSHGAGPVHRSVGSTGMNSDPSRVFKGTRMPGRMGNEKITVQNLIVVKVDAENNVIAVKGAVPGNKGGIVTVTAAVKGGNK; this is translated from the coding sequence ATGACAAAGGCCATTATCGGCAGAAAGCTCGGTATGACTCAGATCTTCGACGAGGACGGAAACGTTACCCCCGTTACCGTTATCGAGGCGGGTCCCTGCACGGTGATCCAGAAGAAGACGGTCGAGACCGACGGCTACGAGGCGCTTCAGCTCGGATTCGCTGACGCCGCGGAAAAGAATGTGAACAAGCCCGAAAAGGGACACTTCGCTAAGGCGGGCGCCGCCCCCAAGAAGTTCCTCAGGGAGTTCAAGCTCGAGGGTGAATACAACGTCGGCGACGTTATCAAGGCTGACGTTTTCGCTGAAGGCGACGTTGTCGACGTCAGCGGCGTATCCAAGGGCAAGGGCACCGCGGGCACCATCAAGCGTTACGGCGCTCACAGGCTCCCGATGAGCCACGGCGCCGGCCCCGTCCACCGCAGCGTCGGTTCGACGGGCATGAACTCCGACCCTTCCCGCGTGTTCAAGGGAACCCGGATGCCCGGCAGAATGGGCAACGAGAAGATCACCGTTCAGAACCTCATCGTCGTCAAGGTTGACGCCGAGAACAACGTGATCGCGGTCAAGGGCGCCGTCCCGGGCAACAAGGGCGGCATCGTCACCGTTACGGCGGCTGTCAAGGGAGGTAACAAATAA
- the rpsS gene encoding 30S ribosomal protein S19 produces MGRSIKKGPFVEQRLYNRIIEMNKAGEKRVLKTWSRASTIFPDFVGHTIAVHDGRKHVPVYVTEDMVGHRLGEFAPTRTFRSHSGSKTSNTK; encoded by the coding sequence ATGGGAAGAAGCATTAAAAAGGGTCCGTTTGTAGAGCAGCGTCTTTACAACAGGATCATTGAAATGAACAAAGCCGGCGAGAAGCGCGTTCTCAAGACCTGGAGCAGAGCGTCCACCATCTTTCCGGATTTCGTCGGCCACACGATCGCCGTTCACGACGGACGCAAGCACGTTCCGGTGTACGTGACGGAGGATATGGTCGGCCACAGACTGGGAGAGTTTGCCCCCACGCGTACCTTCAGGTCGCACTCGGGCAGCAAGACCTCCAACACGAAGTAA
- the rpmC gene encoding 50S ribosomal protein L29, whose product MKNVKELKELSVIELNDQLKELKEELFNLRFQHAINQLTNPVRINLVKKDIARVKTVIREKEIAAAGGADK is encoded by the coding sequence GTGAAAAACGTAAAAGAGCTTAAAGAACTCAGCGTGATCGAGCTGAACGATCAGCTCAAGGAGCTGAAGGAAGAGCTGTTCAACCTTCGCTTCCAGCACGCGATCAACCAGCTGACGAACCCCGTCAGGATCAACCTCGTCAAGAAGGACATCGCGAGAGTCAAGACGGTTATCCGCGAAAAAGAGATAGCCGCTGCGGGAGGAGCCGATAAGTAA
- a CDS encoding diguanylate cyclase, with protein MIKEYLLQNWALLLIIVAFAIALKVTVFLEKRTVRHFYAMLVEIFVLSIAVFTEFYLADRGAYALARTLLMALRYSATPIIIAQVIYSLVKKPNPAVFIPAAALTVIDIVSIFTGIVFSVGEDGVFHRGPLGTLPFVAAAVYSVFVVYVLYKNSNKRAAEIMPIVFLAIALTSGVVLPFFLGPAFSHIFCTTIALALFVYYVFLIIQVTKKDPLTGLLNRQAYYADIESNPESITALVSMDMNGLKILNDTQGHAAGDEGLITLGVCFMRAVRRGESAYRVGGDEFVIICRRVPRDEVAALADRIRKNVAETEYGVSVGYSYSDGKKTIDDMLRESDEMMYIEKACYYKTTEKD; from the coding sequence ATGATAAAAGAATACCTGCTTCAGAACTGGGCGCTGCTTCTGATCATCGTCGCGTTCGCGATCGCGCTCAAGGTAACGGTCTTTCTGGAAAAAAGGACGGTCAGGCACTTTTACGCCATGCTCGTCGAGATATTCGTTTTGTCGATAGCGGTCTTCACGGAGTTTTATCTCGCCGACCGCGGCGCATACGCCCTTGCGCGTACGCTGCTCATGGCGCTCCGCTACAGCGCGACCCCGATAATCATCGCGCAGGTCATCTATTCGCTCGTCAAGAAGCCGAACCCGGCGGTCTTCATTCCCGCCGCGGCGCTCACCGTTATAGATATCGTGTCGATATTCACGGGGATCGTTTTCAGCGTCGGCGAGGACGGAGTCTTTCACCGCGGACCGCTCGGCACGCTGCCGTTCGTTGCGGCGGCGGTATACTCGGTCTTCGTGGTGTACGTGCTGTATAAAAACAGCAACAAACGCGCCGCGGAGATCATGCCGATAGTCTTCCTCGCGATCGCGCTCACCTCCGGAGTCGTCCTGCCGTTTTTCCTCGGGCCCGCGTTCTCGCATATTTTCTGCACCACCATCGCCCTCGCGCTCTTCGTGTATTACGTTTTCCTCATCATTCAGGTCACGAAGAAGGACCCGCTGACGGGACTGCTCAACCGCCAGGCGTACTACGCGGATATCGAGAGCAATCCGGAGAGCATTACCGCGCTCGTATCGATGGATATGAACGGCCTTAAGATACTCAACGACACGCAGGGACACGCCGCGGGCGACGAAGGCCTGATTACGCTGGGCGTCTGCTTCATGCGCGCCGTCCGCCGCGGAGAGTCCGCGTACAGAGTCGGCGGCGACGAATTCGTGATAATCTGCCGCCGCGTCCCGCGCGACGAGGTCGCCGCGCTCGCCGACCGCATCCGCAAAAACGTCGCCGAAACGGAATACGGCGTTTCCGTCGGCTACAGCTACTCCGACGGCAAAAAGACGATAGACGATATGCTGCGCGAGTCGGACGAGATGATGTATATCGAAAAGGCCTGCTACTACAAAACGACCGAAAAAGACTGA
- the rplB gene encoding 50S ribosomal protein L2, which yields MAIKTYNPTTPGRRGMTVTDYTELSKVKPEKSLLAPKKKHAGRNSYGRITVRHQGGGNRQKYRIIDFKRAKQDMPATVQSLEYDPNRSSFIALVKYEDGEKAYIIAPHKLKVGDVIVNGAAADIKPGNTLPISSIPVGTFIYNIELHPGRGGQLVRSAGTMAQLMAKEGEYAQVRLPSGEVRLISVRCIASIGQASNIDHENVNVGKAGRTRHRGIRPTVRGSVMNPNDHPHGGGEGKSPIGRPGPVTPWGKPALGYKTRKKNHRTDKFIVKRRNGK from the coding sequence ATGGCTATAAAAACTTATAATCCGACGACTCCGGGCCGCAGAGGCATGACCGTCACGGATTATACCGAGCTTTCCAAGGTCAAGCCGGAGAAGAGCCTGCTGGCTCCCAAGAAGAAGCACGCGGGCAGAAACTCTTACGGCAGGATCACCGTTCGCCATCAGGGCGGCGGCAACAGACAGAAGTACAGGATCATCGATTTCAAGCGCGCCAAGCAGGATATGCCCGCGACGGTGCAGTCTCTTGAATACGATCCCAACCGTTCCTCCTTCATCGCTCTGGTGAAGTACGAAGACGGCGAGAAGGCGTACATCATAGCGCCTCACAAGCTGAAGGTCGGCGACGTTATCGTCAACGGCGCGGCCGCGGACATCAAGCCCGGCAACACCCTGCCGATAAGCTCCATTCCGGTCGGTACCTTCATCTACAACATCGAGCTTCACCCCGGCAGGGGCGGCCAGCTCGTCCGCAGCGCCGGCACCATGGCGCAGCTTATGGCGAAGGAGGGCGAATACGCCCAGGTCAGACTTCCCTCCGGCGAAGTCCGCCTCATCTCCGTCCGCTGCATCGCCAGCATCGGCCAGGCGTCGAACATCGACCATGAGAACGTCAACGTCGGTAAGGCCGGACGCACCCGTCACAGAGGCATCCGTCCCACGGTCCGCGGTTCCGTCATGAACCCGAACGACCACCCGCACGGCGGCGGCGAAGGCAAATCCCCGATCGGCCGTCCCGGCCCTGTCACTCCTTGGGGCAAGCCCGCGCTGGGATACAAGACCCGCAAGAAGAACCACCGCACTGACAAGTTCATTGTCAAGCGCCGCAACGGTAAGTAA
- the trpS gene encoding tryptophan--tRNA ligase, with the protein MEENTKKKISFSAIQPSGTPTIGNYFGALKNWAALQEEFDCIYAIADLHALTVRQEPAELRKRTLSAISLAIACGIDPSRSLLFVQSHVHTHAELAWILNCWTPFGELSRMTQFKDKSQSHADNVNAGLFDYPVLMASDILLYNADVVPIGNDQKQHLELARNIAVRFNGIFPGVFTVPEPYMPKQGARVMSLQDPAKKMSKSDPNPNGYVSMLDDKDTVVRKFKRAVTDSGAEVRRGEGKEGINNLIDIYCAATGASPEQVEREFEGKGYGDFKLAVGEAVANVMDPIRAEYDRLMNDRAYLEKVCADGAEAALYVSGKTLRKVYKKVGLLQR; encoded by the coding sequence ATGGAAGAGAATACGAAAAAGAAGATAAGCTTCAGCGCGATACAGCCGAGCGGCACGCCGACCATCGGCAACTACTTCGGCGCGCTCAAAAACTGGGCGGCGCTGCAGGAGGAGTTCGACTGCATCTACGCAATCGCCGACCTGCACGCGCTTACCGTGCGGCAGGAGCCCGCGGAGCTGCGCAAGCGCACCCTTTCCGCGATATCGCTGGCGATCGCCTGCGGCATCGACCCCTCGCGCAGTCTGCTTTTCGTGCAGAGCCACGTCCACACCCACGCGGAGCTCGCGTGGATACTCAACTGCTGGACGCCCTTCGGCGAGCTTTCGCGCATGACGCAGTTCAAGGATAAGTCCCAGAGCCACGCCGACAACGTCAACGCCGGACTTTTCGACTACCCGGTGCTGATGGCGTCCGACATACTGCTTTACAACGCCGACGTCGTGCCGATCGGCAACGACCAGAAGCAGCACCTGGAGCTCGCCCGCAACATCGCCGTGCGCTTCAACGGCATCTTCCCCGGCGTCTTCACCGTGCCGGAGCCGTATATGCCGAAGCAGGGCGCCCGCGTCATGAGCCTGCAGGACCCCGCGAAGAAGATGTCGAAATCCGATCCCAACCCGAACGGCTACGTTTCGATGCTTGACGACAAAGACACCGTCGTCCGCAAGTTCAAACGCGCCGTCACCGATTCCGGCGCCGAGGTGCGCAGGGGAGAGGGCAAGGAAGGTATAAACAACCTCATCGATATATACTGCGCCGCCACCGGCGCTTCGCCGGAGCAGGTCGAGCGCGAGTTCGAGGGCAAAGGCTACGGCGACTTCAAACTCGCCGTGGGCGAAGCCGTCGCGAATGTGATGGATCCCATCCGCGCCGAGTACGACCGCTTGATGAACGACAGGGCGTACCTCGAGAAGGTCTGCGCCGACGGCGCGGAAGCCGCGCTGTACGTTTCCGGCAAGACGCTGCGCAAGGTATATAAGAAAGTCGGACTGCTGCAAAGATAA
- the rpsQ gene encoding 30S ribosomal protein S17, with product MERNLRKERVGKVVSDKMDKTVVVAIEEHVKHPLYKKVVKRTYKLKAHDENNECAIGDVVRVMETRPISKDKRWRLVEIVEKAK from the coding sequence ATGGAAAGAAATCTCAGAAAAGAGCGTGTCGGCAAGGTCGTAAGCGACAAGATGGATAAGACGGTCGTCGTCGCCATCGAGGAGCACGTCAAGCACCCGCTTTACAAAAAAGTCGTTAAGAGAACTTACAAGCTGAAGGCCCATGACGAAAACAACGAGTGCGCGATCGGCGACGTCGTCCGCGTCATGGAAACGAGGCCGATCTCCAAGGATAAGCGCTGGAGACTGGTTGAGATCGTCGAGAAGGCGAAGTAA
- the rplW gene encoding 50S ribosomal protein L23, with protein MTAQDIILRPIITENSMDGVTYKRYTFKVAPRANKAQIAAAVEELFNVKVADVHTINMKGKPRRQGYTSGYTSAWKKAIVKLTKESKPIEFFEGLM; from the coding sequence ATGACGGCTCAGGATATTATTCTCAGACCCATCATCACCGAAAACTCCATGGACGGCGTTACCTATAAGCGCTACACCTTCAAGGTCGCGCCCCGCGCCAACAAAGCCCAGATCGCCGCTGCGGTCGAGGAGCTGTTCAACGTCAAGGTCGCCGACGTCCACACGATCAACATGAAGGGCAAGCCGAGGAGACAGGGCTACACGTCCGGTTACACCTCCGCCTGGAAAAAAGCGATCGTCAAGCTCACGAAGGAAAGCAAGCCCATCGAGTTCTTCGAGGGACTCATGTAA
- a CDS encoding PLP-dependent aminotransferase family protein produces MQYNFSDKFASLKPSAVREILKSDAGKNNVPFSAGNPAAESFPSDFVRRAAEQILESRPVEALQYGISEGWAPLRETLKKWCEERCGIDMTKNELIVVSGAQQGIELTAKVMCNEGDTVVAEDPSFIGALNAFRSCGLKLTGVPLDADGADPAALERALASDAKAKLVYLIPTFQNPTGITANAARRAELYEIARKYNAIILEDDPYRETRFAGADVPTIKSMDTDGRVVYCGSFSKVLSAGLRVGFVAAAPELIAKLTVAKQCSDVHTNMLAQMIVDSFVNAGHIEAHIAKIRRIYGRKYALMAEGAKKYFPEGVTMTEPQGGLFTWCALPQGSDALAVTALAKERGVSVVPGLAFSVKEGENVPFIRLNYSTPSDEQIERGMAILGGVLNEYAASLAG; encoded by the coding sequence ATGCAGTACAACTTTTCCGACAAATTCGCCTCCCTCAAGCCTTCGGCGGTCAGGGAGATACTGAAATCCGACGCGGGCAAAAACAACGTGCCCTTCTCGGCGGGCAACCCCGCCGCGGAGTCCTTCCCGTCGGACTTCGTCCGCCGCGCCGCGGAGCAGATACTGGAGTCGCGCCCCGTCGAAGCGCTTCAGTACGGCATCAGCGAGGGCTGGGCGCCGCTTCGCGAAACGCTGAAGAAGTGGTGCGAGGAGCGCTGCGGAATAGATATGACGAAAAACGAGCTGATCGTCGTCAGCGGCGCTCAGCAGGGAATAGAGCTTACCGCGAAGGTCATGTGCAACGAGGGCGACACCGTCGTCGCGGAGGACCCGAGCTTCATCGGCGCGCTGAACGCCTTCCGCTCCTGCGGGCTGAAGCTGACCGGCGTGCCGCTTGACGCGGACGGCGCCGACCCCGCCGCGCTCGAACGCGCCCTCGCCTCCGACGCGAAGGCGAAGCTCGTCTATCTCATTCCGACCTTCCAGAACCCGACCGGCATCACCGCCAACGCGGCCCGCCGCGCCGAGCTCTACGAAATCGCGCGCAAATACAACGCGATAATCCTCGAGGACGACCCCTACCGCGAAACGCGCTTCGCCGGCGCGGACGTGCCGACGATAAAGAGCATGGATACCGACGGCCGCGTCGTCTACTGCGGCTCCTTCTCGAAGGTGCTTTCCGCGGGCCTGCGCGTCGGCTTCGTCGCCGCCGCGCCTGAGCTTATCGCGAAGCTGACCGTCGCCAAGCAGTGCTCCGACGTGCACACGAATATGCTCGCGCAGATGATAGTCGACAGCTTCGTCAACGCCGGCCACATCGAAGCGCACATCGCGAAGATCCGCCGCATCTACGGGCGCAAATACGCGCTGATGGCGGAGGGCGCGAAAAAATACTTCCCCGAGGGAGTGACCATGACCGAGCCGCAGGGCGGCCTTTTCACCTGGTGTGCGCTCCCGCAGGGGAGCGACGCGCTTGCGGTCACGGCGCTCGCGAAGGAGCGCGGCGTTTCCGTCGTGCCGGGGCTTGCGTTCTCCGTCAAAGAGGGCGAGAACGTGCCGTTCATCAGACTCAACTACTCCACGCCGAGCGACGAACAGATCGAGCGCGGCATGGCGATACTCGGCGGCGTGCTGAACGAATACGCCGCTTCGCTCGCCGGATAA